A stretch of the uncultured Trichococcus sp. genome encodes the following:
- a CDS encoding dUTP diphosphatase — MSKRGFEVISSYADKNIQLPKRATKHAAGYDFEAAEEIVLPAIWKTIVKSAGLQLGELFGSDNDEAIEKKEQLLRPRLVPTGIKAYMQEDEYLQLTNRSSNPLKNFIVLPNGVGIVDADYYNNEGNEGHIYFQFLNFGLRDKVIHKGDRIGQGIFLQFLKADQDEAEGSERTGGFGSSGQA; from the coding sequence ATGAGCAAAAGAGGGTTTGAAGTAATCAGCAGTTATGCCGATAAAAACATCCAATTACCCAAGCGTGCGACGAAACACGCAGCGGGATACGATTTTGAAGCAGCCGAAGAAATCGTGCTGCCGGCGATCTGGAAAACGATCGTAAAAAGCGCGGGTTTGCAGCTTGGGGAACTGTTCGGGAGCGACAACGATGAGGCGATCGAAAAGAAAGAGCAGCTTTTGCGTCCGCGGTTGGTGCCTACCGGAATCAAAGCTTACATGCAGGAAGATGAATACCTCCAATTGACGAACCGTTCCAGCAATCCACTGAAGAATTTCATCGTGCTGCCGAACGGCGTAGGCATAGTCGATGCGGATTATTACAATAACGAGGGCAACGAAGGGCACATCTACTTCCAGTTCCTGAATTTTGGCTTGCGCGACAAAGTTATCCATAAGGGCGACCGCATCGGACAGGGCATCTTCCTGCAGTTCCTGAAAGCCGACCAGGATGAAGCGGAAGGATCGGAACGCACAGGCGGTTTCGGCTCGTCAGGCCAGGCCTAA
- the radA gene encoding DNA repair protein RadA translates to MAKKNAVKYVCQACGYESPKWLGRCPNCNTWNQMEEEKEATKAVKQQQRSNFSGNVPEAIAIQDIKTENLPRVKTQMEEVNHVLGGGIVPGSLILIGGDPGIGKSTLLLQVSAQINQGGHRVLYISGEESASQIKLRAERLGVKGTDFYIYPETDIDAIRSTIERIKPEFVIVDSIQTMIHPDNTSTAGSVSQVRECTAEFMRIAKSNDIAIFIVGHVTKEGAIAGPRMLEHMVDTVLYFEGDRHHAFRILRAVKNRFGSTDEIGVFEMIEGGLREVRNPSELFLEERLAGASGSAVVASLEGTRPILAEIQCLITPTVFGNARRTASGLDYNRVSLIMAVLEKRAGLLLQNQDAYFKSTGGVKLDEPAIDLAVAVSIASSYWDSETSATECFIGEIGLTGEIRRVSRIEQRVNEAQKLGFTKVYLPKNNLSGWKHPEGIQIIPVATLQETLRKVFPNKN, encoded by the coding sequence TTGGCAAAAAAAAATGCAGTGAAATACGTTTGTCAGGCTTGCGGATACGAGTCCCCGAAATGGCTGGGACGTTGCCCGAACTGCAACACTTGGAACCAAATGGAGGAAGAAAAGGAAGCGACAAAAGCTGTAAAGCAACAGCAACGTTCCAATTTCAGCGGGAACGTACCTGAAGCGATCGCCATCCAGGACATCAAGACCGAGAACCTGCCGCGCGTCAAAACGCAGATGGAAGAAGTCAACCATGTGTTGGGTGGTGGGATCGTGCCTGGTTCGCTGATCCTGATCGGGGGCGACCCGGGAATCGGCAAGTCCACCTTGCTGCTGCAGGTTTCAGCGCAGATCAACCAAGGCGGGCACCGTGTTCTGTACATCTCCGGAGAGGAAAGCGCGAGCCAGATCAAATTGCGGGCGGAAAGGCTTGGGGTCAAGGGCACCGATTTCTATATCTATCCGGAAACGGATATCGATGCTATCCGCAGCACCATCGAACGGATCAAGCCGGAATTCGTCATCGTGGACTCGATCCAGACGATGATTCATCCGGACAACACGAGCACAGCCGGTAGCGTGTCGCAAGTGCGCGAATGCACGGCCGAATTCATGCGGATCGCGAAGAGCAACGACATCGCCATCTTCATCGTCGGACACGTGACGAAGGAAGGCGCCATCGCCGGACCGCGGATGCTGGAGCATATGGTGGATACGGTGCTGTATTTTGAAGGCGACCGGCATCATGCCTTCCGGATCCTGCGCGCCGTCAAAAACCGTTTCGGATCGACCGACGAGATCGGTGTTTTCGAGATGATCGAAGGCGGTTTGCGCGAGGTGCGGAATCCTTCCGAACTGTTCCTGGAGGAGCGGCTCGCCGGAGCATCCGGATCGGCGGTCGTTGCCTCGCTCGAGGGCACGCGCCCGATTTTGGCTGAGATCCAGTGTCTGATCACGCCGACGGTCTTCGGGAATGCCCGCCGGACCGCGAGCGGACTAGATTACAACCGGGTGTCGCTGATCATGGCCGTGCTGGAAAAACGGGCGGGTTTGCTGCTGCAGAACCAGGATGCCTACTTCAAATCGACAGGTGGCGTGAAGCTGGATGAGCCGGCCATCGACCTGGCCGTAGCCGTCAGCATCGCCTCAAGTTATTGGGACAGCGAGACTTCCGCGACCGAGTGCTTCATCGGCGAAATCGGCCTGACCGGGGAAATCCGCAGGGTCAGCCGGATCGAGCAACGCGTCAACGAAGCGCAAAAGTTGGGCTTCACAAAGGTATATCTGCCGAAGAACAATCTTTCCGGCTGGAAGCATCCGGAAGGCATCCAGATCATACCTGTCGCAACGCTACAAGAAACGCTGCGCAAAGTATTTCCGAATAAAAATTGA
- a CDS encoding PIN/TRAM domain-containing protein, which produces MKRKIITAVFLMVGGSAGITALPYLWELAGIRNNLFNNVFVNFGVGALIFYLLSFLLMKLILDIMQKIENYFSTLSVSYMLFGSIGTIIGLVLAWLIGIPLTSLRIPVVNDVLPAILSLILAYLGFRVGTTRTEEFRKLFASKPKKQEETQMLDRKADDTFRKYKILDTSVIIDGRIYDIAKTGFLEGVIVIPNFVLRELQYIADSSDSLKRVRGRRGLDILNKLQKEEDIVVESYDGEFEEIPEVDSKLIRLAKLIDGIVVTNDYNLNKVCEFQNVPVLNINALANAVKPVVIPGEYMVVTVIKVGTERNQGVAYLDDGTMIVVEEGQHYMNETIEVVVTSALQTAAGRMIFAKPAHSQKGIK; this is translated from the coding sequence TTGAAACGGAAAATCATTACGGCCGTCTTCCTGATGGTGGGCGGCAGCGCCGGTATTACAGCTCTGCCTTACCTGTGGGAATTAGCGGGCATACGAAACAATCTTTTCAATAATGTTTTTGTTAATTTTGGGGTTGGAGCACTTATATTTTATTTATTGTCATTCTTATTGATGAAATTGATTTTGGATATCATGCAAAAGATAGAAAATTATTTCAGCACCTTATCGGTCAGCTACATGCTGTTCGGTTCGATCGGAACGATCATCGGGCTTGTGTTGGCTTGGCTGATCGGTATCCCGTTGACATCACTGAGGATTCCGGTCGTCAACGACGTGCTGCCGGCTATCCTGTCCCTGATCCTGGCTTACCTGGGCTTCCGCGTGGGGACGACCCGGACCGAAGAATTCCGCAAATTGTTCGCATCGAAGCCGAAAAAGCAGGAAGAAACGCAGATGCTTGATCGCAAAGCGGACGACACTTTCCGCAAGTATAAGATTTTGGATACGAGCGTCATCATCGACGGACGCATCTACGACATCGCCAAAACCGGCTTTCTGGAAGGCGTCATCGTCATCCCGAACTTCGTATTGCGCGAACTGCAGTATATCGCGGATTCCTCCGACAGCCTGAAGCGCGTCAGGGGCAGACGGGGATTGGACATCCTGAACAAACTCCAAAAAGAAGAGGACATCGTTGTCGAAAGCTATGACGGCGAATTCGAAGAGATTCCTGAAGTCGACAGCAAGCTGATCCGTTTGGCGAAACTGATCGATGGCATCGTCGTCACGAACGATTACAATCTGAACAAAGTCTGCGAGTTCCAGAATGTGCCGGTGTTGAACATCAACGCCTTGGCCAATGCCGTAAAACCGGTCGTCATACCCGGCGAGTACATGGTCGTCACCGTCATCAAAGTCGGAACGGAACGCAACCAAGGAGTGGCCTATCTGGACGACGGCACGATGATCGTCGTCGAAGAGGGACAGCACTACATGAACGAAACGATCGAAGTCGTCGTCACAAGCGCCTTGCAGACCGCTGCCGGCCGCATGATCTTTGCCAAGCCTGCGCATTCACAAAAAGGCATCAAGTAG
- the gltX gene encoding glutamate--tRNA ligase encodes MTKKIRVRYAPSPTGNLHIGNARTALFNYLFARHNDGEFIIRIEDTDQKRNLEHGEESQLQNLKWLGMDWDEGPDKPGSVGPYRQSERQHIYDPLIDQLLLSNRAYKCYCTEEELETEREQQRARGEMPHYGGKCANLTPSQQAEKEAQGITPVIRFRVPIENTYTFDDIVKGPITFEASSVGGDYIIRKRDGFPTYNFAVAVDDHMMGITHVLRGDDHIANTPKQMMIYEAFEWKEPVFGHMTLIINSETGKKLSKRDETILQFIEQYKDLGYLPEAMFNFITLLGWSPVGEDEIFSKEDLIKMFDPERLSKSPAAFDQKKLEWINNQYMKSADLDAIVALAAPHLVAAGKLPENPSEADSEYAKKLIGLYHEQMSYAAEIVSLSEMFFADELNLDAEAKEILAAETAPIVLAAFKEQLLAIEPFEEAEILGAIKAVQKETKIKGKNLFMAIRVAVSGQMHGPEIGKTIEVLGREKSLAHLNSVLEKM; translated from the coding sequence ATGACAAAGAAAATCCGCGTACGTTATGCACCAAGCCCAACCGGTAACCTGCATATCGGGAACGCTCGTACCGCATTGTTCAACTATCTGTTTGCCCGCCATAACGACGGCGAGTTCATCATCCGTATCGAAGACACGGACCAAAAACGCAATCTTGAACACGGCGAAGAAAGCCAACTACAAAATCTGAAATGGCTAGGGATGGACTGGGATGAAGGCCCGGACAAACCAGGTAGTGTCGGACCGTACCGTCAATCCGAAAGACAGCACATCTACGATCCGTTGATCGATCAACTGCTTCTGTCCAACCGCGCCTACAAGTGCTACTGCACCGAGGAAGAATTGGAAACGGAACGCGAACAGCAAAGAGCACGTGGCGAAATGCCTCATTATGGCGGCAAATGCGCAAACTTGACGCCTTCCCAACAAGCAGAAAAAGAAGCACAAGGCATCACGCCGGTCATCCGTTTCCGTGTGCCGATCGAAAACACCTACACTTTTGACGATATCGTCAAAGGACCGATCACATTCGAAGCCAGCAGCGTCGGCGGGGACTACATCATCCGCAAACGCGACGGTTTCCCGACCTATAATTTTGCCGTTGCGGTGGATGATCACATGATGGGCATCACCCACGTCCTGCGCGGGGATGACCACATCGCCAATACACCGAAACAAATGATGATCTACGAAGCGTTCGAATGGAAAGAGCCCGTTTTCGGACACATGACATTGATCATCAACAGCGAAACCGGCAAAAAACTGAGCAAGCGCGATGAAACGATCCTGCAGTTCATCGAACAATACAAAGACTTGGGCTACCTGCCGGAAGCGATGTTCAACTTCATCACGTTGTTGGGCTGGTCACCGGTCGGAGAAGACGAAATCTTCTCGAAAGAGGACCTGATCAAGATGTTCGATCCGGAACGTCTGAGCAAATCGCCTGCCGCTTTCGACCAGAAGAAACTGGAATGGATCAACAACCAGTACATGAAGAGCGCCGACCTGGATGCAATCGTTGCTTTGGCCGCCCCTCACTTGGTGGCTGCCGGCAAATTGCCGGAAAACCCGAGCGAAGCCGACAGCGAGTACGCGAAAAAGCTGATCGGTCTCTATCACGAGCAAATGAGCTATGCCGCTGAGATCGTTTCCCTGTCGGAAATGTTCTTCGCTGATGAACTCAACCTGGATGCAGAAGCGAAGGAAATCTTGGCTGCCGAAACAGCGCCGATTGTGCTTGCCGCATTCAAAGAACAATTGCTTGCCATCGAGCCGTTCGAAGAAGCCGAAATCCTGGGCGCCATCAAAGCAGTCCAAAAAGAAACCAAGATCAAAGGCAAGAACCTGTTCATGGCCATCCGTGTCGCCGTCAGCGGCCAAATGCACGGGCCTGAAATCGGCAAGACCATCGAAGTGCTGGGCAGAGAAAAAAGCTTGGCCCATCTGAACAGCGTATTGGAAAAAATGTAG
- the epsC gene encoding serine O-acetyltransferase EpsC: MNRLRETIQTIKDHDPAARSTLEVVLTYPGLHAILIYDIAHFFYKRKWYTFSRMISHLGRFLTGIEIHPGATIGHRLFIDHGMGIVIGETAEVGDDVMIYHGVTLGGTGKDTGKRHPTIGNNVLLSAHVQVLGPIKIGDNAKIGASAVVVSEIPPDVTAVGIPAKIVRYHNHKLKD, translated from the coding sequence TTGAATAGATTACGCGAAACAATTCAAACCATAAAAGATCATGATCCGGCTGCAAGGAGTACGTTGGAAGTCGTTCTGACGTATCCGGGGCTACATGCCATCCTTATATACGATATCGCTCATTTTTTTTATAAGCGAAAATGGTATACCTTCAGCCGGATGATTTCGCATCTGGGGCGTTTCTTGACCGGGATTGAAATCCATCCTGGAGCGACAATCGGCCATCGTCTGTTCATCGACCATGGCATGGGGATCGTCATCGGGGAGACAGCCGAAGTCGGCGACGATGTCATGATTTATCATGGCGTGACGCTGGGCGGCACCGGGAAAGACACCGGCAAGCGCCATCCCACCATCGGGAACAATGTGCTCTTGTCCGCCCATGTGCAGGTATTGGGACCGATCAAAATCGGCGACAATGCCAAAATCGGGGCATCCGCAGTCGTCGTCAGCGAAATTCCGCCTGACGTCACAGCGGTCGGCATCCCGGCAAAAATCGTCCGTTACCACAATCATAAGCTGAAAGACTAG
- the cysS gene encoding cysteine--tRNA ligase, whose translation MLKIYNTLTREKEEFQPIQKNKVAMYVCGPTVYNYIHIGNARSTVAFDTVRRYLEYRGYDVSFVMNFTDVDDKIIRAAKEMGISAKEVAEKFIAAFHEDTAALHVEKATLNPRVMENIPDIIAFIGELIEKGYAYEADGDVYYRTGKFKDYGKLSDQSIKDLIVGASERLDAEENVKKEDQLDFALWKAAKPDEVSWESPWGPGRPGWHIECSVMATKYLGDTIDIHGGGHDLTFPHHENEIAQSEAKTGKTFANYWMHNGFVTIGESAEKMSKSLGNFVTVHDILKEVDAQVLRFFLGTAHYRRPLKFSDKAIEEAKINLEKVKIAYQNAHYRLQDAAAALLEDAEKLALFQNLQQQFVTEMDDDFQADNAMSIVYQFAKELNIYAEGEAVSAAVITEALALYKAMIGVFGVVLGEEALLDDDIQTLIDERTQARTDKNFARSDEIRDYLKDQGIILDDTAQGTRWRRA comes from the coding sequence ATGTTAAAAATCTACAATACCCTGACGCGCGAAAAAGAAGAATTCCAACCGATCCAAAAGAATAAGGTGGCCATGTACGTCTGCGGTCCGACCGTCTACAACTACATCCACATCGGCAACGCGCGCAGCACCGTGGCTTTCGATACCGTCCGCCGCTACCTGGAGTACCGCGGCTATGATGTGAGTTTTGTTATGAACTTCACTGACGTGGACGACAAGATCATCCGCGCCGCAAAAGAGATGGGCATTTCCGCTAAGGAAGTCGCCGAAAAGTTCATCGCGGCCTTCCATGAAGATACCGCGGCGCTGCATGTCGAAAAAGCGACGCTGAATCCGCGCGTGATGGAAAACATCCCTGACATCATCGCCTTCATCGGTGAGCTGATCGAAAAAGGCTATGCCTACGAAGCTGACGGGGATGTCTACTACCGCACCGGCAAGTTCAAGGACTACGGCAAACTGAGCGATCAATCAATCAAGGATCTGATCGTCGGCGCCAGCGAGCGCTTGGATGCGGAAGAGAACGTCAAGAAAGAGGATCAGCTTGATTTCGCGCTTTGGAAAGCAGCCAAGCCGGATGAAGTCTCCTGGGAATCGCCTTGGGGTCCGGGACGCCCGGGCTGGCACATCGAATGCTCGGTGATGGCCACCAAATATTTGGGTGACACCATCGATATCCACGGCGGCGGCCATGACCTGACTTTCCCGCATCATGAAAACGAGATTGCGCAGAGCGAAGCCAAGACCGGCAAAACGTTCGCGAACTACTGGATGCACAACGGGTTTGTCACGATCGGTGAGAGCGCCGAGAAGATGAGCAAGTCGCTCGGAAACTTCGTGACGGTGCATGATATCCTGAAGGAAGTCGATGCGCAAGTACTGCGTTTCTTCCTTGGTACAGCGCATTATCGCCGTCCGCTGAAATTCAGCGACAAAGCTATTGAAGAAGCCAAAATCAACCTCGAGAAAGTCAAAATCGCTTATCAGAACGCCCACTACCGCCTGCAGGATGCTGCTGCGGCACTGCTGGAAGATGCCGAAAAATTGGCTTTATTCCAGAATCTGCAGCAACAGTTCGTCACCGAAATGGACGACGATTTCCAGGCGGACAATGCCATGTCGATCGTTTACCAGTTCGCCAAGGAATTGAACATCTACGCGGAAGGCGAAGCCGTTTCCGCAGCAGTCATCACCGAGGCACTGGCTTTGTACAAGGCAATGATCGGCGTCTTCGGCGTCGTACTCGGTGAAGAAGCACTGCTGGATGACGACATCCAGACTTTGATTGATGAACGGACACAAGCCCGAACAGACAAAAATTTCGCCCGCAGTGATGAAATCCGTGATTACCTGAAGGATCAGGGCATCATCCTGGATGACACCGCCCAAGGCACCAGATGGAGAAGAGCCTAG
- a CDS encoding Mini-ribonuclease 3, with protein MEKSLVTEQNWSLLNGLALAYVGDAAYETYIRTHLLEKGHTKPNQLHRRATFFISAKAQAKLMHAMLEKEGFLSEAEMDMYRRGRNSKSHTIAKNADVTTYRIATGFESLMGYLHLSGQKERLEELIRWCIQEVEENNYEK; from the coding sequence ATGGAGAAGAGCCTAGTGACAGAACAGAATTGGAGCTTATTGAACGGTCTTGCCTTGGCCTATGTCGGCGATGCCGCTTATGAGACCTATATCAGAACGCATTTATTAGAAAAAGGACACACCAAACCCAACCAACTCCACCGGCGCGCGACTTTTTTCATTTCCGCCAAGGCCCAAGCGAAGCTGATGCATGCGATGCTGGAAAAAGAGGGCTTCCTGAGTGAAGCAGAAATGGATATGTACCGTCGCGGCCGCAACAGCAAGAGCCATACGATCGCCAAAAATGCGGACGTAACGACCTACCGCATCGCGACCGGCTTCGAGTCGTTGATGGGCTATCTGCATCTTTCCGGCCAGAAGGAACGTCTCGAAGAGTTGATCCGTTGGTGTATCCAAGAAGTCGAGGAAAACAATTATGAAAAATAA
- the rlmB gene encoding 23S rRNA (guanosine(2251)-2'-O)-methyltransferase RlmB gives MGRHPVLELLRSDRDVNKLFIQDGLGGEKLGDIIQLAKDRKIQIQAVPKSKLDTLSDNAVHQGVIAATAAFQYAVLDDLFEAAAAKNEDPFFIILDGVEDPHNLGSVLRTADACGAHGVIIPKRRAVGLTATVAKASTGAIEHVPVVRVTNLHRTVEELKERGVWIYATDMKGQDYRQWDTTLPLAMIIGNEGKGVSRLLKESADGLLTIPMVGHVQSLNAGVAAGLMMYEVFRKRHV, from the coding sequence ATGGGACGCCACCCGGTACTGGAATTGCTGCGCTCCGATCGCGACGTCAACAAACTGTTCATCCAGGACGGCTTGGGCGGAGAAAAATTGGGCGACATCATCCAGCTGGCGAAGGACCGCAAGATCCAGATCCAAGCGGTACCGAAAAGCAAGCTCGACACGTTGTCCGATAACGCCGTCCACCAGGGCGTCATCGCCGCTACGGCCGCTTTCCAGTATGCCGTGCTCGATGATCTCTTCGAAGCGGCCGCCGCCAAGAACGAAGATCCTTTCTTCATCATCCTGGATGGTGTCGAGGATCCGCATAACCTTGGTTCCGTGCTGCGTACCGCGGATGCCTGCGGTGCCCACGGAGTCATCATTCCGAAGCGCCGCGCAGTCGGCTTGACGGCGACCGTCGCCAAAGCTTCGACAGGCGCCATCGAACATGTCCCGGTCGTGCGCGTAACGAACCTGCACCGCACAGTCGAAGAACTGAAGGAACGCGGTGTCTGGATCTACGCCACCGACATGAAAGGGCAGGACTACCGCCAGTGGGACACAACCTTGCCATTGGCGATGATCATCGGAAACGAAGGCAAAGGCGTTTCGCGCCTGTTGAAGGAATCCGCTGACGGCCTGTTGACCATCCCGATGGTCGGCCATGTCCAGAGCCTGAACGCCGGCGTTGCAGCCGGACTGATGATGTACGAAGTTTTCCGCAAACGCCACGTTTGA
- a CDS encoding NYN domain-containing protein: MKKEILIVDGYNMIGAWPELVKLKNQDLIEEARDQLLQALSDYQNYEGNEVWCVFDAQFVPGITKEYSKYRVKVIFTAQGETADTYIEGVVKKLRNVLTEVYVATSDLAEQQLVFSKGAQRISAMELYKDIKRSKKALETESRRFRDQRQRGSWSDDQLEILREIYKDMLE; encoded by the coding sequence TTGAAGAAAGAAATCCTGATAGTGGACGGCTACAATATGATCGGCGCCTGGCCGGAACTGGTGAAGCTGAAGAACCAGGACCTGATCGAAGAGGCCAGGGATCAACTGCTGCAGGCGCTGTCCGATTATCAGAACTATGAAGGGAATGAAGTCTGGTGCGTCTTCGACGCCCAGTTCGTTCCCGGCATCACGAAAGAATACTCCAAGTACCGCGTGAAGGTCATCTTCACCGCACAAGGGGAGACCGCCGACACCTATATCGAAGGCGTCGTCAAAAAACTGCGCAACGTGCTGACCGAAGTCTACGTCGCCACCAGCGACCTGGCCGAACAGCAGCTCGTCTTCTCGAAAGGCGCCCAGCGCATCTCCGCCATGGAACTCTACAAGGACATCAAACGCTCCAAAAAAGCCTTGGAGACCGAAAGCCGCCGCTTCCGCGACCAACGCCAGCGCGGCAGCTGGTCGGATGACCAACTGGAGATCCTGCGCGAAATCTATAAGGATATGCTGGAGTGA
- a CDS encoding YbjQ family protein, whose amino-acid sequence MILVNTDYISGKEFEMLGLVKGSTIQSKNLGRDISQGLKTLIGGELKAYNEMMNEARALATKRMVEEATTLGADAVVNIRYASSAIIQGAAEVIVYGTAVKFK is encoded by the coding sequence ATGATCTTAGTCAATACTGATTATATAAGCGGAAAAGAATTTGAAATGTTGGGGCTGGTTAAGGGGAGTACGATTCAGTCCAAAAACTTAGGGCGCGATATTTCACAAGGGCTCAAAACGCTGATCGGCGGAGAGCTCAAAGCCTACAACGAAATGATGAATGAGGCCAGGGCTCTAGCAACAAAGCGGATGGTAGAAGAAGCGACCACATTAGGAGCGGATGCAGTTGTAAACATTCGGTATGCTTCCTCTGCAATCATACAAGGCGCAGCTGAGGTGATCGTATATGGGACCGCTGTTAAATTCAAATAA
- a CDS encoding phosphoribosylaminoimidazolesuccinocarboxamide synthase produces MKELYDGKTKTVLLDEANKEVYLLFKDSATGEDGVFDPGSNTVGGSVAGKGKIGLTVSKYFFELMEKNGIPTHYLDADIEKGVMKVRQLTVPNLEFVLRYFTAGSMCRRFTLPEGLPFDPPYLEVTLKDDEQGDPLITDRLCQMKGILQPGQYDEALDILTKVGAVLREALAEMNLTLIDFKIEIGYDNDGKMYVVDEITPDIWRVKDEAGNIPNQIDCAQLILEKIQ; encoded by the coding sequence ATGAAAGAATTGTACGACGGCAAAACAAAAACAGTCTTATTGGATGAAGCGAATAAGGAAGTTTACTTATTGTTTAAAGATAGCGCAACCGGCGAAGATGGCGTCTTCGATCCAGGCTCCAACACAGTTGGCGGCAGTGTTGCCGGCAAAGGGAAAATTGGCTTGACTGTTTCCAAATACTTTTTTGAATTGATGGAAAAAAATGGCATTCCTACGCACTACCTGGATGCGGATATCGAAAAAGGTGTCATGAAAGTTCGCCAACTGACGGTACCGAATCTGGAATTTGTTTTACGCTATTTCACGGCTGGCAGCATGTGTCGCCGTTTTACCTTGCCTGAAGGCTTGCCTTTTGACCCACCATATTTGGAAGTGACGTTGAAAGACGATGAACAAGGCGATCCATTGATTACCGACCGCTTATGCCAAATGAAAGGTATTTTACAACCTGGGCAATACGATGAAGCGCTCGATATCTTAACGAAAGTCGGCGCAGTTCTTAGAGAGGCTTTAGCCGAAATGAACTTGACCTTAATCGATTTCAAAATTGAAATTGGTTATGACAATGACGGAAAAATGTACGTCGTGGATGAAATCACCCCCGATATTTGGCGCGTCAAAGATGAAGCGGGCAATATTCCCAACCAAATTGACTGTGCGCAATTGATTTTAGAAAAAATTCAATAA
- a CDS encoding AraC family transcriptional regulator, with translation MNSSTIDFITKLLSDTLHLNFHYFIAPYPNLSAFDQSLRESLEDSETLYRQVQEFLLTMEKNTFYFVTDNYSINYIFFFPFVDKQDIVAIGPYFNNPINDDYWHEITENNHLTAADIQNIKGFLFGIPQIDNNLHLISIISNIVSYINKEDITPFSINYHDFSNSSKDHYIYTPKDNFEAYFDAVFDRYKIEKELLNHIRNGDWEKALVEAERFMSSPIEPRLKNTLRDQKSHLTSANTLFRKAVEGNEIHPVYLHEISSKFLHMIELTTSESALNKLYEQMIREYCLLVQSKSRNTYSLSVRKILDYIEFNLNLPLTLNSISEKFNLSTPYISSQFKKEVGTTVIRYINQLRINDAIKLLDSSSMSIQDIAAYVGIPDYNYFTKVFKKERGVTPSDYRKDIAK, from the coding sequence ATGAATTCATCAACGATCGATTTTATTACAAAGCTTCTCTCGGATACACTGCATTTAAATTTTCATTATTTCATAGCTCCATACCCTAATCTATCCGCTTTTGATCAATCTCTCCGAGAAAGTCTTGAAGATTCTGAAACCTTATACAGACAAGTGCAGGAGTTTCTGTTGACTATGGAAAAAAACACTTTCTATTTTGTAACGGATAATTATTCAATCAACTATATTTTTTTCTTTCCGTTCGTAGATAAACAGGATATCGTTGCCATAGGTCCTTATTTCAACAATCCGATTAATGATGATTATTGGCATGAAATCACTGAAAACAATCACCTGACTGCAGCAGATATCCAAAATATAAAAGGATTCCTGTTCGGGATTCCTCAGATAGACAATAACTTGCATCTTATTTCAATCATTTCAAATATCGTCTCCTATATCAATAAAGAGGACATCACTCCGTTCTCCATCAACTATCATGATTTTTCGAATTCAAGTAAAGATCATTATATTTATACTCCTAAAGATAATTTTGAAGCTTATTTCGACGCTGTATTCGATCGCTATAAGATAGAAAAAGAGCTTCTCAACCACATTCGTAACGGGGATTGGGAAAAAGCATTAGTTGAAGCAGAGCGGTTCATGAGTTCGCCTATTGAACCTCGCCTAAAAAACACACTCAGGGATCAAAAATCCCACTTGACTTCAGCAAACACCTTATTTCGTAAAGCTGTCGAAGGAAATGAGATACATCCTGTATACTTACATGAAATATCAAGCAAGTTTCTGCATATGATTGAACTTACCACCTCAGAAAGTGCTTTAAATAAATTATATGAACAAATGATCCGGGAATATTGCTTGCTTGTGCAAAGTAAATCCAGAAATACTTACTCTCTATCCGTTAGGAAAATATTGGACTATATTGAATTCAACCTGAATTTACCCTTGACGCTGAACAGTATTTCCGAGAAATTCAACTTATCCACTCCCTACATTTCCAGCCAGTTCAAAAAAGAAGTCGGAACTACTGTGATTCGATACATTAATCAATTACGCATCAATGACGCCATAAAATTACTCGACTCCAGTTCTATGAGTATTCAAGACATCGCAGCATATGTTGGCATCCCTGACTATAATTACTTCACGAAGGTGTTCAAAAAAGAGAGGGGCGTAACGCCTAGCGACTATCGGAAGGACATTGCCAAGTAG